A window of Dehalococcoidia bacterium contains these coding sequences:
- a CDS encoding UxaA family hydrolase, with amino-acid sequence MEFKCYKRQNGEFGVRNHILVISSVSCANGVVAALGRQFPDVIAVQNAYGCGTGLDDASTGWLVIAGLMNNPNVGAALIIGLGCEIIQAQLFADAVKSKPVEVLKIQGMGSEATTQKGAEIIKKFQKELRAQKRVPAPFSELLIGLKCGGSDALSGVTANPAVGAAADLFVAEGAGAMITEVTEMIGTAHILKRRCVTPELGEKIENLIIEHEKKIKELLGPLAGMVISPGNMDGGLSSIVEKSLGCITKAGSTPIVDCVGYGHKAAKKGMMIMDGPGYDIESMVGLAASGAQIIIFTTGRGTPAGTPAVPVIKVSTNTSTFLEMKGDIDINAGTVIDEGKSIPDAGREIFDFTLAVANGKLTCAEINKSEPFSYLKQHMSV; translated from the coding sequence ATGGAATTTAAATGCTATAAGCGGCAGAACGGTGAGTTCGGCGTGCGTAACCATATCCTTGTGATATCGTCCGTCTCATGCGCCAACGGAGTCGTGGCGGCGCTTGGAAGGCAGTTCCCGGACGTTATCGCGGTGCAAAACGCCTACGGCTGCGGCACGGGGCTGGACGATGCGTCCACCGGATGGCTGGTTATCGCCGGCCTCATGAACAATCCGAATGTAGGCGCGGCGCTCATCATAGGGCTGGGATGCGAGATCATTCAGGCCCAGCTTTTCGCCGACGCCGTTAAAAGCAAGCCGGTAGAGGTGTTGAAGATCCAGGGGATGGGCAGCGAGGCAACCACCCAAAAAGGCGCCGAGATCATTAAAAAATTCCAGAAGGAGTTACGAGCGCAGAAAAGGGTCCCGGCTCCCTTCAGCGAATTGCTGATAGGTCTTAAGTGCGGCGGCTCGGATGCGCTGTCCGGGGTGACTGCCAACCCGGCCGTTGGGGCGGCAGCCGACCTGTTTGTTGCTGAAGGCGCCGGGGCGATGATAACCGAAGTGACGGAAATGATCGGCACCGCCCACATTTTGAAGAGGCGCTGCGTAACCCCGGAGCTGGGTGAAAAAATCGAGAATCTGATCATCGAACATGAAAAGAAGATCAAAGAACTGCTTGGCCCGCTGGCAGGGATGGTCATTTCGCCGGGGAATATGGATGGCGGGCTTTCCTCCATCGTGGAGAAATCGCTCGGTTGCATAACCAAGGCCGGTTCCACCCCTATAGTGGACTGCGTCGGCTATGGCCATAAGGCTGCGAAAAAAGGAATGATGATCATGGATGGTCCGGGGTACGACATTGAATCCATGGTAGGACTGGCGGCAAGCGGCGCTCAGATAATCATCTTTACAACGGGCAGGGGAACTCCCGCAGGCACCCCCGCCGTCCCGGTTATCAAGGTTTCCACCAACACCAGTACCTTCCTGGAAATGAAAGGGGATATCGACATCAACGCCGGTACCGTCATCGACGAAGGCAAATCCATTCCCGATGCAGGTAGAGAGATTTTTGATTTTACGCTCGCTGTTGCCAACGGCAAGCTGACATGCGCCGAGATTAATAAGTCGGAGCCGTTCAGCTACTTAAAGCAGCATATGAGCGTTTAG
- a CDS encoding alpha-L-fucosidase — MYQNFNDWKSARFGIFVHWSHISQQGVEISWPLTGKVPMFPLAQDIPVEQYHSSAATFNPQKWNARALARTLRKAGAQYAVITAKHHDGYAMYDTRLSDFSIMHSPYGKDILRQFTDAVRAEGMGVGIYFTLPDWHHPDYPAFTDADKPYHYFGGGPQPEPQQWQRFLDLLFGQVREVLSNYGKVDLIWFDGYWEHTAEQWKSVELGNMIRSLQPGIVINDRLPVNNDFDTPEQFIPPKPADRPWETCMTMNTSWGYNKDDKEYKSAIQLIHTLCEVAGRGGHFLLNVSPMGDGTLPPEQTERLSAIGRWMSRNGESIRCTSAGLEPYQFYGPTTQKGDTIYLHLLMKPYETVTLRNVHVNKVESVRTLGKGTNLNYSKHLGANDQIMEGLGLTDPLGDLIIEIPYSSLDNYATVIAVSFKQ, encoded by the coding sequence ATGTATCAGAACTTCAATGACTGGAAAAGCGCACGTTTCGGCATATTTGTACACTGGTCGCATATATCGCAGCAGGGTGTTGAGATATCATGGCCTTTAACTGGCAAAGTGCCGATGTTCCCATTGGCCCAGGACATCCCCGTAGAGCAATACCACTCCAGCGCAGCCACTTTCAATCCCCAAAAATGGAACGCACGAGCCCTGGCGCGAACCCTGCGGAAAGCCGGGGCGCAATATGCTGTTATCACGGCCAAGCACCACGACGGCTATGCCATGTATGACACCAGACTGTCGGATTTCTCCATCATGCATTCGCCTTACGGGAAAGATATCCTGCGCCAGTTCACCGATGCTGTGAGGGCGGAAGGGATGGGCGTGGGGATTTATTTTACGCTTCCGGACTGGCACCACCCCGACTACCCTGCTTTCACCGATGCCGACAAACCTTACCATTATTTCGGCGGCGGCCCGCAGCCGGAGCCGCAGCAATGGCAGCGATTCCTTGATTTACTGTTCGGGCAGGTGAGGGAAGTGCTCAGCAACTATGGCAAGGTCGACCTGATCTGGTTCGACGGGTATTGGGAGCACACAGCTGAACAATGGAAATCGGTCGAACTGGGAAATATGATTCGCTCACTGCAACCCGGCATTGTCATTAATGACCGCCTGCCTGTGAACAACGATTTCGACACACCCGAACAGTTCATACCTCCCAAACCGGCTGACCGGCCGTGGGAAACCTGTATGACGATGAACACGAGTTGGGGCTACAACAAGGACGATAAGGAATACAAGTCGGCCATACAGCTAATACACACTCTTTGCGAGGTGGCCGGGCGTGGTGGACATTTTCTGTTGAACGTAAGCCCGATGGGCGACGGCACGCTGCCGCCTGAGCAGACTGAACGGCTATCCGCTATCGGGAGATGGATGTCCCGTAACGGCGAAAGCATCAGGTGCACGAGTGCAGGGCTGGAGCCCTACCAGTTTTACGGCCCGACCACCCAGAAAGGAGACACTATTTACTTGCACCTGTTGATGAAACCGTATGAGACCGTTACCCTGCGAAACGTGCATGTGAATAAAGTGGAATCGGTGCGCACACTGGGAAAAGGCACGAACCTGAATTACTCGAAACACCTGGGTGCAAACGACCAGATTATGGAAGGATTAGGATTAACAGATCCGCTGGGCGACCTGATAATCGAGATACCGTATTCATCCTTAGACAATTATGCGACGGTTATTGCGGTCAGTTTCAAACAATGA
- a CDS encoding serine hydrolase domain-containing protein, whose product MALQVVLSGCAADTVAQNTYEKARITARTEIWKDINSGKAGSATVAIMENGKIVYSEGFGMADREKSISVDHKTLLNIGSISKVYVATAIMLLVDDGKVKLDAPVTQYLPDFTMLDPRYKDITVRMLLNHTGGFPGGTMANSFGYDNNADTFSDTLKNLSRSYLKHAPGAMSPYCNEGFTLAEMIVERVSGKKYIDFLSERVFEPLSLNNTGLSVGEESDKTCAAYYRVSTAQREPLEVVSVLGAGGLAATAEDLCRFMDTFSGEGKQIFSKSSLEEMKKGQPALFAGKLRSPDMPYGLGWDMTDLPRYQARGIQVLGKSGGTGNYTSMVYTVPAQRLSVAVICTGSGSSAMTMALDILDAVLVEKGLIQEEKAAVTKPLEHQAMPPEDTRYSGYYSTGDNIVRISFNTENNTVTGNTLKYGVETPTLSLFYNNGYYVNPSGSRSYFITIDGKDYLVGNQSKYGLDMVAVQKLAEQENPQKLRIDIDGKQWLRRNVKPFEAAMLNIAHVVKSGTIEELPGYVDFYGPKIVKSPDFAGMPVNNLRDLTELTLFDKEGRTWAYLSDFLFSPAELAGTIKPGDNSVKIGDSGYNEWLKADEGLILSFVKPDNGRIIAFSPDGTAIYDSAVDKGDMYIPQGGFVELVGTVGDIFRVTAGDNAK is encoded by the coding sequence ATGGCTTTGCAAGTAGTGTTATCCGGTTGTGCTGCTGATACCGTTGCTCAGAACACCTATGAGAAGGCAAGGATTACCGCACGCACAGAAATCTGGAAGGATATCAATTCCGGCAAGGCCGGAAGCGCCACCGTAGCCATCATGGAAAACGGCAAAATCGTCTATTCCGAAGGCTTCGGCATGGCGGATAGGGAGAAGAGCATATCGGTTGATCATAAGACCCTGCTTAATATCGGCTCGATAAGCAAAGTGTACGTCGCCACCGCCATCATGCTGCTTGTCGATGATGGCAAGGTGAAACTGGACGCCCCGGTCACCCAATATCTGCCGGATTTCACCATGTTGGACCCCAGGTATAAAGATATAACCGTGAGGATGCTGCTGAACCATACAGGGGGCTTTCCTGGCGGTACGATGGCCAATTCATTTGGATATGATAATAACGCGGACACGTTCAGCGATACGCTGAAAAACCTGTCACGCTCCTATCTTAAACATGCTCCGGGTGCGATGTCGCCATACTGTAATGAAGGTTTTACCCTGGCTGAAATGATCGTCGAGAGGGTAAGCGGCAAGAAATACATTGATTTTCTCTCCGAACGAGTATTCGAACCGCTGTCTCTGAATAATACTGGTCTGAGCGTGGGAGAGGAATCAGATAAAACGTGCGCAGCCTATTACAGGGTCAGCACTGCACAACGGGAGCCGCTGGAAGTGGTGTCGGTCCTGGGAGCGGGTGGGCTGGCAGCAACCGCTGAGGACCTATGTCGCTTCATGGACACTTTTTCGGGTGAAGGAAAGCAGATATTCTCCAAATCATCTCTGGAGGAGATGAAAAAAGGGCAACCGGCCTTGTTTGCAGGAAAACTGAGAAGCCCTGATATGCCTTATGGACTGGGATGGGATATGACAGACCTTCCCAGATACCAGGCCCGCGGCATCCAGGTATTGGGGAAAAGTGGGGGCACCGGAAATTATACCTCGATGGTTTATACCGTTCCGGCGCAGCGGCTCTCGGTAGCTGTAATTTGCACCGGGTCCGGAAGCAGTGCCATGACGATGGCACTGGACATTCTGGACGCAGTGCTGGTAGAAAAGGGGCTGATTCAGGAGGAAAAAGCGGCTGTTACCAAACCTCTGGAACATCAGGCAATGCCGCCTGAAGATACACGTTATAGTGGGTACTATTCAACCGGTGATAACATCGTGAGAATCTCATTTAATACAGAGAATAACACAGTTACCGGAAATACCCTGAAGTATGGTGTGGAAACACCTACGCTTTCCCTGTTCTATAACAACGGATACTACGTCAATCCATCGGGCAGCCGCAGTTATTTCATCACCATCGATGGTAAAGACTACCTGGTAGGGAACCAATCTAAATACGGCCTGGATATGGTAGCGGTGCAAAAGTTGGCTGAACAGGAGAACCCGCAGAAGCTGAGAATAGATATCGACGGCAAGCAGTGGCTGAGACGAAATGTCAAACCATTCGAGGCGGCGATGCTGAACATAGCGCATGTGGTCAAATCCGGTACTATTGAAGAATTACCTGGATACGTCGACTTTTATGGGCCGAAGATAGTTAAATCACCCGATTTTGCCGGCATGCCTGTCAATAACCTCCGCGATCTAACTGAACTGACATTGTTCGATAAGGAAGGGCGGACATGGGCATATTTATCGGACTTTTTGTTCAGTCCTGCCGAATTAGCCGGTACCATCAAACCCGGCGATAACAGTGTTAAGATCGGTGATAGCGGCTATAATGAGTGGCTCAAAGCTGATGAGGGTCTGATCTTGAGCTTCGTAAAGCCCGACAACGGCAGGATAATAGCTTTCTCACCAGATGGCACTGCGATCTATGACAGTGCAGTTGATAAAGGAGATATGTATATTCCACAGGGTGGTTTTGTCGAATTGGTCGGCACGGTTGGAGATATCTTCAGGGTTACGGCTGGAGACAACGCCAAATAA
- a CDS encoding nitroreductase family protein: protein MSIIAIDQKTCNKCGICAAECPRRIIIMPEGDFPQTLATAEATCNVCGHCVAVCPKGSLSHRDSPLESSPRMEKGLIVTPEQVEQLLKGRRSARVFKDRPVSREIITRLIEDARYAPTGHNLQEVEWLVIDDRKELERIEELGIEWLEWVIKNLPQVAADSNMQEKLERQKLKHDAFLRGAPVLIIAHANKNSLASLAGIDSANALSYLDLAANSLGLSTCWAGYVYIMANTFPPVKEALALPEDHAAYGCMMLGYNKFKYHRIPCRKEPRIIWR from the coding sequence ATGTCCATTATTGCAATCGATCAAAAAACGTGTAACAAATGCGGCATCTGCGCGGCTGAATGCCCCCGCCGCATCATTATCATGCCGGAAGGAGACTTCCCACAAACACTGGCAACAGCCGAAGCCACCTGCAATGTCTGCGGGCATTGCGTTGCGGTCTGCCCCAAGGGAAGCCTGTCCCATCGTGACTCGCCGCTGGAATCGTCTCCCAGGATGGAAAAGGGCCTTATTGTCACTCCTGAACAGGTCGAGCAGCTTTTGAAGGGCCGCCGGTCGGCAAGGGTCTTCAAGGACAGGCCGGTATCACGCGAAATAATCACCCGGCTGATAGAGGATGCCCGCTACGCGCCGACAGGGCATAACCTTCAAGAGGTGGAATGGCTGGTAATCGATGATAGGAAGGAGCTGGAGCGTATTGAAGAGCTCGGCATCGAGTGGCTGGAGTGGGTTATCAAGAATCTGCCGCAGGTGGCGGCGGATTCCAACATGCAGGAAAAGCTGGAGAGACAGAAGCTGAAACACGACGCATTTTTACGCGGCGCCCCGGTATTGATTATTGCCCATGCCAACAAAAATAGCCTGGCCTCTCTGGCAGGCATCGATAGCGCCAACGCCCTGAGTTACCTGGACCTGGCGGCCAACAGCCTGGGACTGTCCACCTGCTGGGCGGGATACGTATACATTATGGCCAACACCTTCCCTCCGGTTAAGGAGGCACTGGCGCTGCCTGAAGACCATGCGGCTTACGGCTGTATGATGCTGGGATATAATAAATTCAAGTACCACAGAATACCCTGCCGAAAAGAACCCAGGATTATCTGGCGCTGA
- a CDS encoding MFS transporter: MDKSTPDGSNGYLFGKGQAVFILVVIAILNMINMMDRSVFAVAQEPMRIALGLNDTQVGWFQTVFWLGLSLMTLPVAFICDRWSRRKMLGILAISFSTFTFLTGLGRSFIGIFIPRMLVGVGESGFTSGGQALIVRAWPERLRGTILAVFLVVSQLGQPLGMALGGMLIVKFNSWSSPFLFFAIPGILFGIVAFFLRDYENAPAPAKSDGVTGESLFTSVWTLFKTRTLLSSYIGYVAYNIVAAALMAWTPTFLMRSQGINAGQAGMLVGIIGFIGLIGAILGGIISDKWQRRNPKARMHVCAISTSIGTLALLGAVLLDMQGIGYALACVWAFGWLMLQAPNAAVTQDCSTLDKRGQAWGVNNFLGFITAWAPLAVGALSDSLGAGTTGLKIALLCAGAFGFLTFTAYFIGANYYPADVARANEANRLAGHRE, translated from the coding sequence ATGGATAAATCTACGCCGGACGGCAGCAACGGTTACCTGTTTGGCAAAGGCCAGGCCGTTTTTATTCTCGTCGTTATCGCAATACTCAATATGATCAACATGATGGACCGGTCTGTCTTTGCCGTTGCCCAGGAGCCGATGAGAATTGCACTGGGACTGAACGACACCCAGGTAGGCTGGTTCCAGACGGTTTTTTGGCTTGGGCTGTCGCTCATGACCCTCCCCGTCGCATTTATTTGCGACAGGTGGTCCAGAAGGAAAATGCTGGGAATCCTGGCGATCTCCTTCAGCACATTTACTTTCCTGACCGGCCTGGGCAGGAGTTTTATCGGAATATTCATACCGCGCATGCTTGTGGGTGTGGGGGAATCAGGGTTCACCTCGGGTGGACAGGCTCTGATCGTCAGGGCCTGGCCTGAGAGATTACGCGGGACGATCCTTGCCGTATTCCTGGTCGTATCACAGCTTGGGCAACCACTGGGCATGGCCTTGGGCGGAATGCTGATTGTCAAGTTCAATAGTTGGAGCTCACCCTTCCTCTTCTTCGCCATACCGGGGATACTGTTCGGCATTGTGGCTTTTTTCCTCAGGGATTATGAAAATGCTCCGGCGCCGGCCAAGTCAGACGGTGTGACAGGGGAAAGCCTTTTCACATCCGTATGGACACTGTTTAAGACCCGCACCCTGTTGAGTTCCTATATAGGATATGTAGCTTATAACATCGTGGCGGCGGCGCTGATGGCCTGGACACCAACGTTTTTAATGAGGTCTCAGGGAATAAACGCCGGCCAGGCCGGAATGCTGGTAGGGATCATAGGGTTTATCGGCCTGATAGGCGCAATTCTGGGCGGAATTATATCCGACAAATGGCAGAGGAGAAATCCCAAGGCACGGATGCATGTATGTGCCATATCCACCTCAATAGGTACACTGGCCCTGCTTGGCGCGGTGCTGCTGGACATGCAGGGGATTGGATACGCTCTTGCCTGCGTGTGGGCATTCGGCTGGCTTATGCTTCAGGCGCCTAATGCCGCCGTGACGCAGGATTGTTCCACTCTGGACAAGAGGGGACAGGCGTGGGGTGTGAATAATTTTCTCGGCTTTATTACCGCCTGGGCGCCGCTTGCCGTCGGGGCGTTATCGGATTCACTGGGGGCCGGGACAACTGGATTAAAAATTGCGCTACTGTGCGCAGGCGCCTTCGGCTTTTTAACGTTCACCGCCTATTTCATCGGCGCCAATTATTATCCGGCTGACGTTGCCAGGGCCAACGAAGCCAACAGGCTGGCGGGGCACAGGGAGTAG
- a CDS encoding C45 family peptidase, translating to MKSVLLVILLVFIFIGAACTSSAGTIGSDKDLKFIAEFEGGKLYKAGEVSVLELKGNYRQMGRQYGQLLKSELNELYDISANKEYIRKQGFTYERMKYIGEFLFAFYPQKYKEILYGMAETSGLGLDKQLILNAIEWHPKLGTGAHKCSGIGVWGSYTKDGSLIFGRNNDDTAFFKEFGKYMVVAIFKANDSSINTALINYAGVIYAANGINSEGIFLELNSGNGMGFHAERTSIFVTLFSFLQDYPSIKEMSAAFQSVRVNLSSIVNVADKDIAYSFELPTDNATRREPDKAGLIAATNHFVDPCWNLAELPDNASTAYTVTRRNNLLTLADKYKGQFDVEKMQQVLDTTIEKGGATDSIGTIYQIIAVPKDLTLWLKAPGNFDWQKVNISSLLQ from the coding sequence TTGAAGAGCGTATTATTAGTAATCTTACTTGTTTTCATTTTTATCGGTGCTGCTTGCACCTCATCCGCAGGGACCATAGGTAGCGACAAAGACCTAAAATTCATTGCTGAATTTGAAGGCGGAAAACTGTACAAAGCCGGGGAGGTCAGCGTACTGGAGTTAAAGGGCAACTACCGCCAGATGGGCAGGCAATACGGACAGCTGTTAAAAAGTGAATTAAATGAATTATACGATATCTCAGCCAATAAAGAGTATATCCGGAAGCAGGGATTTACATATGAAAGGATGAAGTATATCGGGGAATTTCTCTTCGCCTTCTATCCGCAGAAATACAAGGAGATCCTCTATGGAATGGCAGAGACATCCGGGCTGGGCCTTGACAAACAGTTGATCCTGAATGCCATTGAGTGGCACCCCAAGCTGGGTACCGGCGCCCATAAATGCTCAGGCATAGGGGTTTGGGGCAGTTACACCAAGGACGGCAGTCTGATATTCGGCAGGAATAATGACGATACTGCTTTCTTCAAGGAATTCGGGAAGTATATGGTGGTGGCGATTTTTAAGGCAAATGATTCATCTATCAATACTGCTCTGATCAATTATGCAGGCGTCATATATGCAGCCAATGGGATAAACAGCGAAGGCATTTTCCTGGAGCTTAACAGCGGCAACGGGATGGGATTTCATGCCGAGAGGACATCTATCTTCGTGACCTTATTTTCATTTCTGCAGGACTATCCTTCTATAAAAGAGATGAGCGCGGCTTTTCAATCCGTCCGGGTCAATCTATCGTCTATTGTAAACGTAGCCGATAAAGATATTGCATACAGCTTTGAATTGCCGACGGATAACGCTACGCGCAGGGAACCGGATAAGGCCGGGCTGATAGCTGCCACCAATCATTTTGTCGATCCCTGCTGGAACCTTGCAGAATTACCTGATAATGCAAGTACTGCGTATACGGTAACGAGGCGAAACAATCTGCTGACACTGGCGGATAAGTATAAAGGTCAGTTCGATGTAGAGAAGATGCAACAGGTGCTGGACACGACCATCGAGAAAGGCGGCGCTACCGACTCAATAGGCACCATCTACCAGATTATTGCAGTGCCCAAAGATCTCACACTCTGGCTGAAAGCACCCGGCAATTTCGACTGGCAGAAAGTTAATATCAGCAGTCTATTACAATAA
- a CDS encoding PaaI family thioesterase, translating to MTEREVINYWKGRCFGCSTTNEHGLKLRFWFSQQGCVTKCVIPDYLCGIGGLVHGGMIYLLMDEVCEWTIISHLGRFGVTLEMTVRYLSPAEVNTEIVVEGQIVSHDDRNAVMRATVHSLNGKLLAESQSKWMFPSLSSLAKIGKVDESMLREFMTHYPQI from the coding sequence ATGACTGAGCGGGAAGTTATAAACTATTGGAAGGGACGCTGTTTTGGCTGTTCAACAACGAATGAACATGGCTTGAAACTTCGCTTCTGGTTCTCCCAGCAAGGTTGCGTTACCAAGTGCGTGATTCCTGATTACCTGTGTGGAATTGGAGGCCTGGTTCACGGGGGGATGATTTACCTTCTTATGGACGAAGTGTGTGAATGGACAATTATCTCTCATCTTGGGCGGTTTGGAGTAACCCTTGAGATGACAGTTCGCTACTTGAGCCCGGCAGAAGTTAATACCGAAATCGTTGTGGAAGGGCAGATTGTCAGTCATGATGACAGAAATGCTGTCATGCGCGCTACTGTCCATTCGTTAAACGGTAAGCTCTTGGCAGAGAGTCAAAGCAAGTGGATGTTTCCCAGCCTTTCCAGCCTGGCGAAAATTGGAAAAGTGGATGAATCGATGTTGCGTGAATTTATGACTCATTACCCTCAGATATAA
- a CDS encoding UxaA family hydrolase, with the protein MKDNVLKVNPLDNVVVAIRDIEQGEQLMLDGKQLCKAAENIKMGYKIALGTIEAGMPVIRYGETIIKASCDIQPGMSVHVHNTSA; encoded by the coding sequence ATGAAAGATAATGTCTTGAAAGTGAATCCTCTGGATAATGTCGTAGTGGCAATCCGCGATATTGAGCAGGGGGAACAGCTTATGTTGGACGGGAAGCAGCTTTGCAAAGCGGCGGAGAACATAAAAATGGGTTATAAAATTGCGCTCGGTACTATCGAAGCCGGCATGCCTGTTATACGGTATGGTGAGACTATTATCAAAGCGAGTTGCGACATTCAACCGGGCATGAGTGTGCATGTGCATAATACCAGCGCGTAA